The Flavobacteriaceae bacterium 3519-10 genome includes a window with the following:
- a CDS encoding Nucleoside diphosphate kinase: protein MSGKITFTMIKPDAVADGHIGAILGKISEAGFKIKALKLTQLTVADAQKFYAVHSERPFYGELVDFMSSGPIVAAVLEGENAVESFRTLIGATNPAEAAEGTIRKMFARSIGENAVHGSDSDENALIEAQFHFSGREIF, encoded by the coding sequence ATGTCAGGAAAGATTACGTTCACTATGATTAAGCCAGATGCAGTTGCGGATGGCCATATCGGTGCTATTTTGGGAAAAATTTCAGAAGCTGGTTTTAAGATCAAAGCTTTAAAATTAACCCAGTTAACAGTTGCAGATGCACAGAAATTTTATGCAGTACACTCGGAAAGACCTTTCTATGGAGAACTGGTAGATTTTATGTCTTCGGGCCCTATCGTGGCGGCTGTTTTGGAAGGTGAAAATGCTGTTGAGTCATTCAGAACTCTTATTGGTGCTACAAATCCTGCGGAAGCTGCAGAAGGTACCATCAGAAAAATGTTTGCAAGATCCATTGGCGAAAATGCAGTTCACGGTTCTGATTCCGATGAAAACGCTCTTATCGAAGCGCAGTTTCACTTTTCCGGGAGAGAAATTTTCTAA
- a CDS encoding S1/P1 endonuclease family protein, with product MTNFFKNLVLFAALVSFSNAYSYGVTGHRVVAEIAENHLSNKARKNLKKIIGNQKLAYWANWPDAIKSDTTGVWKQTDTWHYVNISPQADLKSFSDSLQAQTGPNLYTQIKTLSAQIKDKKTSAKDREIALRFLIHLVGDSSQPMHVGRAGDLGGNTIKLKFFGENTNLHSLWDSKLVDFQKYSYEEFAKVLDVKSKEEVRAIQSGTLEEWFYDSHLKANNIYANTVADKSYSYDYNYKYAPLLERQLLYGGLRLAKILNDIL from the coding sequence ATGACAAACTTTTTTAAAAATCTGGTGCTGTTCGCTGCGTTGGTGAGTTTCAGCAATGCGTATTCTTATGGGGTAACCGGCCATCGTGTGGTGGCAGAGATCGCCGAAAATCATCTCTCAAATAAAGCGAGGAAAAATTTAAAGAAAATAATCGGCAACCAGAAGCTGGCATATTGGGCAAACTGGCCGGACGCTATTAAATCTGATACCACCGGCGTTTGGAAGCAAACCGACACGTGGCATTATGTAAATATCAGCCCTCAGGCAGATCTGAAAAGTTTTTCCGACAGTCTGCAGGCTCAAACAGGACCTAATCTTTATACGCAGATTAAGACACTTTCCGCGCAAATTAAAGACAAAAAGACATCAGCCAAAGACCGCGAGATTGCGCTGCGCTTTCTGATCCACCTGGTTGGCGACTCGTCGCAGCCGATGCACGTTGGCCGAGCCGGAGATCTGGGCGGAAATACGATCAAGCTTAAATTTTTTGGCGAAAACACCAACCTGCATTCGCTTTGGGATTCGAAATTAGTTGATTTTCAGAAATATAGCTACGAAGAATTTGCAAAGGTTTTAGATGTGAAATCTAAGGAAGAAGTGCGTGCGATACAGAGCGGTACGCTTGAAGAATGGTTTTACGACAGCCATTTGAAAGCAAATAATATTTACGCAAATACAGTTGCAGATAAATCCTACTCGTACGATTATAACTATAAGTATGCGCCGCTATTAGAGCGTCAGCTGCTTTACGGCGGTTTACGCCTTGCGAAAATTCTTAACGATATTTTATAG
- a CDS encoding Cyanophycin synthase translates to MKIEKIQVLRGPNIWSIRRKKLIQMRLDLEELEHLPTNKIDGFRERLEQLLPSLITHRCSEGVEGGFFQRVEMGTWMGHVIEHIALEIQTLAGMETGFGRTRETKTPGVYNVVFSYLEANCGVYAAEQSVELVRYLIDAREYDIEACIQRLKEIREQERLGPSTGSIVEEAVARNIPWIRLGRNSLVQLGYGIHQQRFQATITGKTSSIAVDMACNKELTKKMLDDNAIPVPMGDLVTEPEELERVIRKIGYPIVLKPLDGNHGKGSSINVNDYESALIGLQHAQNYGKKVIVEKYITGFDFRVLVIDHKMVAAARRVPAHVVGDGEKNIQQLIDTENQDSKRGYGHENVLTEILVDKDTNELLEKLNYTLDTVPQRGEVVYLKSTANLSTGGTSIDVTDMVHPENITMCERISKIIGLDVCGVDIMAENLTQPLKESGGAILEVNAAPGFRMHLAPSEGLPRNVAAPVVDMLYPQGKPFRIPIIAVTGTNGKTTTTRLIAHIVKNNGYRVGFTTSDGIYIQNTMLTKGDTTGPISAEFILKDPTVEFAVLETARGGILRSGLGFSSCDIGVLTNIKEDHLGMNDIHNLKDLTKVKRVVLDAVKKGGWSVLNADDEYSMRLMPDLDSKIAIFSLDENNEYIRKFAKEGKITCVYEEGFITIKKGEWKIRVVKAHSVPITMEGKARFMISNVLAATLATYLHGFAIEDIANSLRTLIPSAALTPGRLNIFKFKKFNVLIDFAHNPSGYEAIEDYLKNVDSPKKIGIISGVGDRRDEDIMQCGKIAGRMFDHIIIRNEKHLRGRTEEQINGLVISGIHSSGRDVSYEIIPVEIDALKHAMSLAEENTFITALSDVISNAIDLVQEYQNKEILESGNAV, encoded by the coding sequence ATGAAAATAGAAAAAATACAGGTTTTACGCGGCCCGAATATTTGGAGTATCCGCAGAAAAAAACTCATTCAGATGCGGCTCGATTTAGAGGAACTTGAACATCTCCCGACCAATAAAATCGATGGTTTTCGTGAGCGTCTTGAACAGCTTCTTCCGTCGCTGATCACCCACCGATGCTCAGAAGGCGTGGAAGGAGGTTTTTTTCAAAGGGTTGAAATGGGTACCTGGATGGGGCATGTGATTGAGCATATCGCCCTCGAAATTCAGACGCTTGCCGGAATGGAAACAGGATTCGGACGCACGCGCGAAACCAAAACTCCCGGTGTTTACAATGTTGTTTTCAGTTACCTTGAAGCGAATTGTGGGGTTTATGCCGCCGAACAGTCGGTGGAGCTTGTTCGCTATCTGATCGACGCACGCGAGTATGATATTGAAGCCTGTATCCAGCGGTTAAAGGAAATCCGTGAGCAGGAACGTCTGGGTCCGTCGACCGGTAGCATCGTGGAAGAAGCAGTAGCGAGAAATATTCCGTGGATCAGGTTAGGCCGCAACTCTCTGGTGCAGCTGGGCTATGGGATTCATCAGCAGCGTTTTCAGGCAACAATTACCGGAAAAACCAGCTCTATAGCGGTCGACATGGCATGTAATAAAGAACTGACAAAGAAAATGCTCGACGATAACGCAATACCTGTCCCGATGGGTGATCTTGTGACCGAACCTGAAGAACTTGAAAGAGTGATCCGCAAAATTGGCTATCCGATCGTTCTGAAGCCCCTGGACGGCAATCACGGGAAAGGATCGTCGATCAATGTGAATGATTATGAGTCGGCACTGATTGGTCTTCAGCACGCGCAGAATTATGGCAAAAAGGTTATCGTTGAAAAATACATTACCGGATTCGATTTCAGGGTATTGGTTATCGATCATAAAATGGTAGCGGCAGCGCGCCGCGTGCCCGCGCATGTTGTGGGAGACGGTGAAAAGAACATTCAGCAACTCATCGATACCGAAAACCAGGACAGCAAACGGGGCTATGGCCACGAAAACGTACTTACCGAAATTCTTGTTGATAAAGATACCAACGAACTTTTAGAAAAATTAAATTATACGCTTGATACCGTTCCGCAAAGAGGTGAGGTGGTATATCTGAAATCTACAGCCAACCTGTCAACGGGCGGAACCTCCATTGATGTAACCGATATGGTGCATCCGGAGAACATCACGATGTGCGAAAGGATCTCTAAAATCATCGGCCTCGATGTATGTGGTGTAGATATTATGGCCGAAAACCTTACGCAGCCACTCAAAGAAAGCGGCGGCGCCATTCTGGAAGTTAACGCAGCGCCGGGCTTCAGGATGCACCTTGCTCCGAGCGAAGGTTTGCCAAGAAACGTAGCGGCACCCGTGGTGGATATGCTTTATCCGCAGGGCAAACCATTCCGTATTCCAATTATTGCGGTTACCGGCACAAACGGGAAAACTACAACGACTAGATTAATTGCCCATATCGTTAAGAACAATGGATACCGCGTAGGTTTTACTACTTCAGACGGTATCTACATCCAGAATACGATGCTTACTAAAGGCGATACAACAGGACCAATCTCTGCGGAATTTATCCTTAAAGATCCCACCGTGGAGTTCGCGGTGCTGGAGACGGCACGCGGCGGCATACTGCGTTCGGGACTTGGTTTCAGTTCGTGCGACATCGGTGTGCTTACCAACATTAAAGAAGATCATTTGGGAATGAACGATATTCATAACCTGAAAGACCTTACCAAAGTGAAAAGGGTAGTGCTCGATGCCGTGAAGAAAGGCGGCTGGAGTGTTCTGAATGCGGACGACGAATATTCGATGCGGCTTATGCCCGATTTGGATTCGAAAATTGCAATTTTCAGCTTAGACGAAAATAACGAGTACATCCGGAAATTTGCGAAAGAAGGCAAAATTACCTGCGTGTACGAAGAAGGTTTCATCACCATCAAAAAAGGCGAATGGAAGATCCGTGTGGTAAAGGCGCACAGTGTGCCGATCACAATGGAAGGTAAAGCACGGTTTATGATTTCGAACGTACTCGCAGCCACTTTAGCCACTTATCTGCATGGTTTTGCGATTGAAGATATCGCGAACTCACTGCGAACACTGATACCAAGTGCGGCACTTACACCAGGACGTCTTAATATATTTAAATTCAAGAAATTTAACGTACTGATTGATTTCGCACACAATCCGTCAGGGTATGAGGCGATCGAAGATTACCTGAAAAACGTAGATTCGCCGAAGAAAATCGGCATTATTTCGGGCGTTGGAGACCGTCGTGACGAAGATATTATGCAGTGCGGAAAAATTGCCGGACGCATGTTCGATCATATCATCATCCGCAACGAAAAACACCTTCGCGGCAGGACCGAAGAGCAGATAAACGGGTTGGTGATTTCCGGAATTCACAGCTCGGGAAGGGATGTAAGCTATGAAATTATCCCGGTAGAGATTGATGCGCTGAAACATGCAATGAGCCTGGCCGAAGAAAATACCTTCATCACAGCTCTAAGCGATGTAATTTCCAATGCCATAGATCTGGTGCAGGAATATCAGAACAAAGAAATTCTGGAGAGCGGAAATGCCGTATAG
- a CDS encoding putative peptidase translates to MKKNSMDRETKMTNDGSKTLHIKELNENYHSSHGALQEAMHVFIDNGLNLVEKCEINILELGFGTGLNVLVTIDEFLKTDKNHIIHYFTVEKYPVNDGEVRELAYEKLFSNPDMKFYNDQVHSCDWNASTEILPNFFLTKFQCDFFEIKSLSLPQIDLVYYDCFGARVQPDLWEKPLLQTVADKMADGALLTTYSSKGSVRRILKDLNFTPEKRQGPPGKREMMIAWKVQPKD, encoded by the coding sequence TTGAAAAAAAATAGCATGGACCGCGAAACAAAAATGACCAACGACGGCAGCAAGACACTGCATATTAAGGAGTTGAATGAAAATTATCACTCCAGCCACGGCGCCCTTCAGGAAGCCATGCATGTATTTATCGATAATGGACTTAACTTGGTTGAGAAATGTGAAATTAATATTTTGGAACTCGGTTTTGGGACAGGACTTAATGTTTTAGTGACTATTGATGAATTTTTGAAAACTGACAAAAATCATATTATCCATTATTTCACTGTTGAAAAATATCCCGTAAATGATGGTGAGGTGCGCGAACTTGCTTACGAAAAGCTGTTTTCCAATCCTGATATGAAATTCTACAATGATCAGGTACATTCTTGCGACTGGAATGCAAGTACCGAAATACTGCCTAATTTCTTTCTTACAAAATTCCAGTGTGATTTTTTCGAAATTAAATCTCTGTCTTTACCCCAAATTGACCTTGTGTACTACGACTGTTTCGGTGCACGTGTGCAGCCCGATTTATGGGAAAAACCTTTACTTCAGACCGTCGCCGACAAAATGGCTGATGGCGCGCTACTTACGACGTATTCATCAAAAGGCAGCGTACGGCGGATTTTAAAGGACCTTAATTTTACACCTGAAAAAAGACAGGGCCCACCCGGAAAGCGCGAGATGATGATCGCGTGGAAAGTGCAACCCAAGGATTGA
- a CDS encoding Ribulose-phosphate 3-epimerase, with amino-acid sequence MKTKLIAPSLLSADFGNLQRDIEMLNRSQADWLHIDVMDGRFVPNISFGFPVMKAVQQHSKKFVDVHLMIVEPEKYVEEFIRMGADLISVHYEACTHLHRTISLIQESGAKAGVVLNPSTPVLMLEDIIADVDLVLLMSVNPGFGGQKFINNTYKKIAETKDLILSNNSTALIEVDGGVNLENAGKLFEAGADVLVAGNAVFSSENPERTIELLKL; translated from the coding sequence ATGAAAACTAAACTTATCGCTCCTTCCCTCCTGTCCGCCGATTTCGGCAATCTTCAGCGAGATATTGAAATGCTGAACCGCTCGCAGGCGGACTGGCTGCATATTGATGTGATGGACGGCAGGTTTGTTCCTAATATATCGTTCGGATTTCCCGTGATGAAGGCCGTTCAGCAACATTCGAAGAAGTTTGTAGATGTACACCTGATGATTGTGGAACCCGAAAAATATGTAGAAGAATTCATCAGGATGGGCGCAGACCTTATCTCGGTTCATTACGAAGCCTGCACGCATCTTCACCGCACAATCAGTCTGATACAGGAAAGCGGCGCGAAAGCCGGAGTGGTACTTAATCCTTCAACACCGGTTCTTATGCTTGAAGACATCATTGCGGACGTAGATTTGGTGCTGCTGATGAGCGTAAACCCGGGGTTTGGTGGTCAGAAGTTCATCAATAATACCTACAAGAAAATCGCGGAAACAAAAGATTTGATTCTTTCTAATAATTCCACTGCGCTGATAGAAGTTGATGGCGGTGTAAATCTCGAAAATGCAGGGAAACTTTTCGAAGCTGGCGCCGATGTTCTGGTCGCAGGAAATGCCGTTTTTTCATCCGAAAATCCTGAAAGAACCATCGAACTTCTTAAATTGTAA
- a CDS encoding 2-keto-3-deoxy-D-arabino-heptulosonate-7- phosphate synthase I beta, with protein MDLKSIKNTWIENLPKPLVIAGPCSAESETQMMETARRIKETNAEIPVFRAGIWKPRTKPNGFEGVGTIGLGWLKKVKEEYGFKTATEVANAHHVAAALEADVDVLWIGARSTVNPFTVQEIAEALNGTDKPVFVKNPVNPDLALWIGALERLLGQNVTNLGVIHRGFSTYRKTKYRNTPNWQIALDFKHQFPNIPMLVDPSHICGNRTGLAGITQEALNVGYEGMIIETHCTPDEAWSDASQQITPEVLAELIANLQIRNSDISAFDDEMGRHRTLISDLDLQLIELLSHRMKISEQIGTLKKDNNIAIFQPDRWKVITEYASQKADETGMSQEFIEKLFKAIHEESIEVQNNL; from the coding sequence ATGGATTTAAAAAGTATTAAAAATACCTGGATAGAAAATTTGCCGAAACCGCTGGTCATCGCCGGACCGTGCAGCGCTGAAAGCGAAACCCAAATGATGGAAACCGCCAGACGCATCAAAGAAACCAATGCGGAAATACCTGTTTTCCGTGCCGGAATCTGGAAGCCACGCACCAAACCAAACGGTTTCGAGGGTGTAGGAACCATCGGTCTTGGCTGGTTGAAAAAAGTTAAGGAGGAATATGGTTTTAAAACTGCCACCGAAGTTGCAAACGCACATCACGTGGCCGCAGCTCTCGAAGCGGACGTTGATGTATTGTGGATTGGCGCACGTTCTACTGTAAACCCGTTTACGGTACAGGAAATCGCTGAAGCCCTGAACGGAACCGATAAACCTGTGTTCGTTAAAAACCCAGTTAACCCCGATCTTGCTTTATGGATCGGCGCCCTTGAAAGACTTTTAGGGCAGAATGTAACAAATTTGGGTGTAATTCACCGCGGATTTTCAACGTACCGCAAGACAAAATACCGCAACACGCCGAACTGGCAGATCGCGCTCGACTTCAAACACCAGTTTCCAAACATCCCGATGCTCGTAGATCCATCGCATATTTGCGGCAACCGCACCGGTTTGGCGGGCATCACCCAGGAAGCACTGAATGTTGGCTATGAAGGGATGATCATCGAAACACACTGTACTCCCGATGAAGCCTGGAGCGACGCCTCACAGCAGATCACACCGGAAGTGCTGGCCGAACTTATCGCAAATCTTCAGATCCGGAATTCAGATATCTCGGCTTTTGATGATGAAATGGGGCGGCACCGTACTTTAATTTCCGACCTTGATCTTCAGCTGATTGAGCTGCTTTCGCACCGTATGAAAATATCTGAGCAAATCGGTACGTTGAAAAAGGATAATAATATTGCCATTTTCCAGCCGGACCGCTGGAAGGTAATTACCGAGTATGCCAGCCAAAAGGCTGACGAAACGGGCATGTCGCAAGAGTTCATCGAAAAACTATTCAAAGCGATTCACGAAGAATCAATTGAAGTGCAGAATAATCTGTAA
- a CDS encoding putative DNA polymerase III yields MENFVVSARKYRPQEFDTVVGQSHITDTLEHAIEENQLAQALLFCGPRGVGKTTCARILARKINERDGSTSEDGFSYNIFELDAASNNGVEEIRDLTDQVRFAPQVGKYKIYIIDEVHMLSSAAFNAFLKTLEEPPAHAIFILATTEKHKIIPTILSRCQIYDFKRITIEDIQNQLRNIADKEGIKYEDDALYMVAQKADGALRDALSIFDRLSTFTQKNITLAKTAEVLNILDYDQYLNIVNLAQENKIPETLSAFNEIVRKGFDAHLFIAGLGNHFRDLMMAQNPGTLHLIEVGEATKARFSEQSKNWNTQQLIDAIEVCNHADINYKNSKNPRLTVEIALMQLSSLTADGVTAKKKVSDFSAAS; encoded by the coding sequence ATGGAAAATTTCGTGGTTTCTGCAAGAAAGTACCGTCCGCAAGAGTTTGATACTGTTGTCGGGCAATCGCACATTACAGATACCCTCGAACACGCAATTGAAGAAAATCAGCTTGCCCAGGCGCTGCTTTTCTGCGGCCCGCGCGGCGTTGGGAAAACAACCTGTGCGCGGATTCTTGCGCGGAAAATCAATGAACGTGATGGATCTACATCCGAAGACGGTTTTTCCTACAATATATTTGAGTTGGATGCTGCTTCCAATAACGGTGTTGAAGAAATCCGGGATCTTACTGATCAGGTTCGTTTTGCGCCGCAGGTCGGAAAGTATAAGATTTATATCATTGATGAGGTTCACATGCTGTCTTCGGCTGCGTTTAATGCGTTTCTGAAAACTCTCGAGGAGCCGCCTGCACATGCGATTTTTATACTGGCGACCACCGAGAAACACAAAATTATTCCCACAATTCTGTCGCGCTGCCAGATTTATGATTTTAAAAGAATCACGATCGAGGACATTCAGAACCAGCTCAGGAACATTGCCGACAAAGAAGGCATAAAGTACGAAGACGACGCGCTCTATATGGTGGCGCAGAAAGCGGACGGAGCACTTCGTGATGCGCTTTCAATCTTCGACCGTCTTTCCACATTTACTCAAAAAAACATTACCCTCGCCAAAACTGCTGAAGTTCTCAATATACTGGACTACGACCAGTACCTCAACATTGTGAATTTGGCCCAGGAAAATAAAATTCCTGAAACGCTTTCCGCCTTTAATGAAATTGTGAGAAAAGGTTTCGATGCACATCTTTTTATCGCAGGACTCGGAAATCATTTCCGCGACCTGATGATGGCGCAGAATCCGGGGACTTTACATTTAATTGAAGTCGGCGAAGCCACAAAAGCAAGATTTTCGGAGCAGAGCAAGAACTGGAATACACAGCAGCTTATTGACGCCATTGAGGTCTGTAATCATGCGGACATCAATTATAAAAATTCGAAAAACCCGCGTCTTACCGTGGAAATTGCGTTGATGCAACTTTCATCTCTGACCGCCGACGGTGTTACGGCTAAAAAAAAAGTATCTGATTTTAGCGCCGCTTCTTAA
- a CDS encoding Pathogenesis-related protein 1B precursor (PR-1B) has product MKTLILTLLICLFSGTQAQTKFWLSGNYSNGSMKYLNNGKAENIAVSWDKGAARSNSYVVLHGDFRRDAQGKETFFVDSESPKVNLYSGIVNRQKFNCPLNALEGKLTISSDGKSIDFASAVSLKDKANITVTKAELGTKFCDGKRYRVYYIKEIKEFVMPLGSNSTPTNSTNSSAATGSSLTSAEAEAALAFHNKARADVGVNPLNWSSKLSEYAQNWANHLVVQGKCNLEHRPDSGEWKSMYGENIAMLVPARNAASEASKLWYDEIKDYKHEVLNNSNWAVAGHYTQMVWHSTQSVGIGAAKCANGYTIVVANYDPSGNMIGQKAY; this is encoded by the coding sequence ATGAAAACTTTAATTCTTACTTTGCTGATTTGCCTTTTTTCTGGCACGCAGGCACAAACGAAATTCTGGCTGTCCGGAAACTATTCGAACGGCTCGATGAAATATCTTAATAACGGCAAAGCCGAAAACATTGCGGTTTCCTGGGATAAAGGCGCCGCCCGAAGTAACAGCTATGTTGTTCTCCACGGCGATTTTCGCCGGGACGCACAGGGAAAAGAAACATTTTTTGTAGACAGTGAAAGTCCGAAGGTTAATTTATACTCCGGTATCGTCAACAGGCAAAAGTTCAATTGTCCGCTCAACGCGTTGGAAGGTAAACTCACCATCAGTTCAGACGGTAAGTCAATCGATTTTGCGAGCGCCGTTTCATTAAAGGATAAAGCAAATATTACTGTGACCAAAGCAGAATTAGGCACCAAATTCTGCGACGGAAAACGTTACCGTGTCTATTATATAAAGGAAATTAAGGAATTTGTGATGCCATTGGGTTCAAATTCAACACCCACGAATTCAACAAACAGTTCGGCTGCGACCGGATCATCGCTAACTTCTGCAGAAGCTGAGGCTGCGCTGGCGTTTCATAATAAGGCACGCGCGGATGTGGGTGTAAATCCGTTAAACTGGTCTTCCAAACTTAGTGAATATGCGCAGAATTGGGCAAACCATTTGGTTGTGCAGGGAAAATGCAACCTCGAACACCGACCTGATTCCGGCGAATGGAAAAGCATGTACGGAGAAAATATCGCAATGCTGGTTCCCGCCAGAAATGCCGCTTCGGAAGCCAGTAAACTCTGGTATGACGAAATAAAAGATTATAAACACGAGGTTTTAAATAATTCGAACTGGGCGGTTGCGGGTCATTATACGCAAATGGTGTGGCACAGCACGCAATCAGTAGGCATCGGCGCGGCAAAATGCGCAAACGGCTACACGATCGTCGTCGCGAACTATGATCCGTCCGGAAATATGATCGGCCAGAAGGCTTATTAA
- a CDS encoding Ribosome small subunit-stimulated GTPase EngC, giving the protein MKGLITKSTGSWYQVLEQDTGKFFEARIRGKFKLIKTRLTNPLAVGDHVEFSLEQDDVAWITHIEPKKNYLIRKSVNLSKEAHIIASNIDVACFIFTLKFPETSLGFLDRFLACCEAYNIQPLILFNKMDVLSEDEKELVQHIEAIYQNIGYQTLEISSYSQLNLEALQAILKDKVSVFFGHSGSGKSTLVNALQPDLNLKTSEISASQLKGKHTTTFAQMHFWHFGGSVIDTPGVREFAMIDVQKEEIQHYFPEIFALGRNCKFHNCMHINEPKCAVTADLDSGGDLEETRYQTYLKLMEEAEENSEP; this is encoded by the coding sequence TTGAAAGGCCTTATCACAAAATCTACCGGCAGCTGGTACCAGGTTCTGGAGCAGGATACCGGGAAATTCTTCGAAGCGCGGATACGGGGTAAGTTCAAACTCATTAAAACCCGGCTCACCAATCCTTTGGCAGTGGGCGACCACGTTGAATTTTCCCTCGAACAGGACGATGTTGCGTGGATTACGCATATTGAACCGAAGAAAAACTACCTCATCCGAAAATCGGTAAACCTATCTAAAGAGGCACATATCATCGCATCGAATATTGATGTTGCATGTTTTATCTTTACTTTGAAGTTTCCCGAAACATCACTTGGATTTCTGGACCGGTTTCTAGCGTGCTGCGAAGCATACAACATCCAGCCTCTTATTCTCTTCAATAAAATGGATGTTTTAAGTGAAGATGAAAAAGAACTTGTGCAGCATATTGAAGCAATTTATCAGAATATCGGTTATCAGACCCTTGAGATTTCTTCATACTCGCAACTTAATCTGGAAGCACTGCAGGCCATTCTAAAAGATAAGGTTTCGGTGTTCTTCGGCCATTCGGGAAGCGGAAAATCCACATTGGTGAATGCGCTGCAGCCGGATTTAAACCTAAAAACCTCAGAAATTTCGGCTTCACAGCTTAAAGGAAAGCATACCACCACATTTGCACAGATGCATTTCTGGCATTTCGGCGGAAGCGTAATCGACACGCCAGGCGTACGGGAGTTCGCGATGATTGATGTGCAGAAGGAGGAAATTCAGCATTATTTTCCCGAAATTTTTGCGTTGGGCAGAAACTGCAAATTCCACAACTGCATGCACATTAACGAACCTAAATGTGCGGTAACTGCCGATCTGGATTCCGGTGGCGATTTAGAAGAAACCCGCTACCAGACCTATCTGAAACTCATGGAAGAGGCTGAAGAAAATTCGGAGCCATAA
- a CDS encoding Endoglucanase, whose product MANPNKSLKFLEEYLNTASPTGYEHRGQKVWMNYITPFVDKVEYDHYGTCYGIINPEADFRVVIEAHADEISWYVNYITDEGLIYVIRNGGSDQMIAPSKVVHIHGEKGIVKGVFGWPAIHTRGISSDEPVPKLENIFIDCGAINKEEVENMGIFVGCMITYPDEFFELNDRYYVCRALDNRIGGYMIAEVARLLKENKKKLPFGLYITNSVQEEVGLYGADMIADTIKPNIAIVTDVTHDTTTPMIEKKKEGDQKCGKGPVVFFAPSVHHTIRELIVDTAKKKEIPFQRAAASRATGTDTDAFAHSNGGVPSALISLPLRYMHTTVEMVAKEDVENVIRLIYETLLQIKPSMNLKYH is encoded by the coding sequence ATGGCCAATCCAAATAAATCGCTCAAATTTTTAGAAGAATACTTAAACACAGCATCGCCAACAGGTTACGAGCACCGCGGCCAAAAAGTTTGGATGAATTATATTACGCCATTTGTGGACAAAGTGGAATACGACCATTATGGAACCTGCTACGGAATTATAAATCCAGAAGCTGATTTTCGTGTGGTAATCGAAGCTCACGCGGATGAAATCTCGTGGTACGTAAATTATATTACCGATGAAGGTTTGATTTATGTGATCCGTAACGGTGGTTCGGACCAAATGATCGCGCCGTCCAAAGTAGTGCATATCCACGGTGAAAAGGGTATCGTAAAAGGCGTATTCGGATGGCCGGCCATTCACACAAGAGGTATCAGTTCGGACGAACCCGTTCCTAAACTTGAAAATATTTTTATTGACTGTGGCGCGATCAACAAAGAGGAAGTCGAGAATATGGGGATTTTTGTCGGTTGCATGATTACGTATCCGGACGAATTTTTTGAGTTGAATGACCGCTATTACGTTTGCCGCGCACTCGACAACCGCATTGGCGGCTATATGATCGCTGAAGTGGCAAGGCTCCTCAAAGAAAATAAGAAGAAACTGCCTTTTGGTCTGTACATCACCAATTCCGTGCAGGAAGAAGTTGGTTTATACGGCGCTGATATGATTGCCGACACCATCAAGCCTAATATAGCGATCGTTACCGACGTAACCCACGATACCACCACACCGATGATTGAGAAAAAAAAGGAAGGCGACCAGAAATGCGGTAAAGGTCCGGTGGTGTTCTTTGCGCCAAGCGTGCATCACACCATTCGCGAACTGATCGTTGATACTGCAAAAAAGAAAGAAATACCTTTTCAGAGAGCTGCAGCCAGCCGTGCAACTGGTACTGATACCGATGCGTTTGCACATTCGAACGGTGGTGTTCCGTCCGCACTTATTTCGCTTCCATTAAGATATATGCATACCACTGTAGAAATGGTTGCAAAAGAAGATGTGGAAAACGTGATCCGGCTGATTTATGAAACCCTCCTTCAGATTAAACCCAGCATGAATTTAAAATATCATTAA